The Raphanus sativus cultivar WK10039 chromosome 2, ASM80110v3, whole genome shotgun sequence DNA segment CTCTTTGTCCTAATTCAGCCGTTCAGTCTCAGATGATTCCATGTGGAATCCCTTTCGAAGCAGCTGCTCTTTACCATCatcaacagcagcagcagcaacaacaacagcaacagaACTTTTTCCAGCATTTTCCGGTGAATGCAGCTTCTGACTCGACCGGTTCTAATAATAACTCCAACGTTCAAGGTTCAATGGGACTTATGGCGCCAAATCAGGCTGAGTTCTTCCTCTGGCCTAACCAGTCTTACTAGAATCAATCAtgttgtgttttttctttttttttattagtgtTTTGATGTCTTTAAGGGATACAACTTCTTTCTTACTGCGCTAATGTTCCAACTTCTTGATTCTAGCTAACCCCCATAAGCTCTGACTAGAAGGATATGAAAATCTCACTTGCGTCTTGTCTTTTTGTATGTGTCAGGCTTATCAGCTTGTACCGTTTTACTCTGTTTCCatttaatgaaatatgtttCTGTTTATGTAGCCATGTTGACTAACAATGGACTTTGTATTAAAACTGACAACTCTTTTGGAGTTGAGACGAAACAAAGTTCAGTAGAACAACATAGAGACACATGATGATATTCACAGTTTGGTTGGGGAAAAAAAGAAGCAACCAACGGAGACTATAAAATACATTTCTTATGAGGGATTAAGTTGATTTGGTTGCTCCTACTTACTCCATTAGGAGCTGCCTATAGCGGGTGAGTTCGTTGAGGTATGAGGAGGATGTGTGATCCTGTACATCGCACGCGTTTTCACTCACCGCAGCTCTTTCACCTGGCTCTTTCTGCAGCTCAGCTGGCCCGTCCTCTCCACGCAACAGCTGCATCAACTGCACAAGAACTCGGATTAAAACTAATACACAATTGAACCAAAGATAGGTTTGGTTTAGATTAGTATACCCGGGTCATGTCAGGTCTCATTGTGGCTATATGATGTATACACAATGAAGCTGTTAGCATCACTCGTTTCATCTCTGTTACATCAAACTCATTTCCTAGCCGAGGATCCACAATGTCCTCGACGCTGTTCTTTTCTAGAAAAGGTTTTGCCTGCATCACCAAAATAAtacaaaagtttaataaaatgattcttattaaaagagttttaaattttaaatttataattatttgaatgaatgttaaatttattcgaTGCATTATTATTACCCATGCAACGATGCTCTGTCTGCTTGCTGTATCGACAGCTCTACGACCGGTTATAATCTCTAGAAGCAGTACACCAAAGGCAAAAACATCgatcttctcatcaacaatgccGTGTATGAAGTATTCTGGAGCCATGTACCCGAATGTTCCTTCGATGGGGGATACAACGTGATGAGTCCAGTTATCTGGGAGCCATTTTGCAAGTCCGAAGTCTGAAATCTGAAACGAGACATCATATACACATGGTtctcaaatccaaaccaaatcTTGAAAACATGTTTGAGAGAGACTATTAATGTACAGAAATATTTACCTGAGCATCATAGTCTCGACCGAGTAATATGTTGGAAGCTTTGATGTCACGGTGAATAATCCGTCTAGGGCAATCATTGTGAAGATAACTCAGACCGTCAGCTATACCTAGAGCCACTTTATACCTTATTTTCCACTTCAGACACTCCTCTGTTCCTACAAAGACCAAAGAGACAAGATCTCAAACTATGTCTTAAAATAAGTAGAAAACAAAGATTTTCAGTGAGGAGCAAATGTTTGAAGTTACCAAAGAGCATAGTAGCGAGGCTGCCATGGGGAGAGTACTC contains these protein-coding regions:
- the LOC108822222 gene encoding receptor-like cytosolic serine/threonine-protein kinase RBK1, whose translation is MAVEGKPVTTTEKNNNKERSKEHQEEIELHINDLGLEDSSSSPTSPRDVLGITVMASDTDNNSSNYSSCSSFSSDDKSPSSPVSNTPNENVSSSSHGIQWNKMIESIKKKSIRRLTVIPFLASYQLARKNLRRKQPKFSPSENCFFMAKPSWRNFTYEELAAATEDFNPENMIGKGGHAEVYKGVLPDGETIAIKKVMSHNKKEEERVSDFLSELGIIAHVNHQNAARLLGFSIDRGLHFVLEYSPHGSLATMLFGTEECLKWKIRYKVALGIADGLSYLHNDCPRRIIHRDIKASNILLGRDYDAQISDFGLAKWLPDNWTHHVVSPIEGTFGYMAPEYFIHGIVDEKIDVFAFGVLLLEIITGRRAVDTASRQSIVAWAKPFLEKNSVEDIVDPRLGNEFDVTEMKRVMLTASLCIHHIATMRPDMTRLMQLLRGEDGPAELQKEPGERAAVSENACDVQDHTSSSYLNELTRYRQLLME